In Rissa tridactyla isolate bRisTri1 chromosome 22, bRisTri1.patW.cur.20221130, whole genome shotgun sequence, a single genomic region encodes these proteins:
- the KANK3 gene encoding KN motif and ankyrin repeat domain-containing protein 3 isoform X5, translated as MGHPTAEVTREGDPSFSRVTSPEVDGPPVSSIPGEKMAQPAPLNQNLPDLGGPFLYRDQDDGEKSSYSVETPYGFLLDLDFLKYVDDIESGQTLKKVPLPRRAKGARQPPSALRSPSSHTSTWTSTESLASTASEEGRTALLLSPYSRAPLEPPNKPTSHPVSPPPPVRLLPPPTRKCLVRNPRVEKTLLETSRRLEQEQGHLQGIGGPSHGGPPGAPSQPPPWVPVGAEGQAGWGWASPGSSGRSTPAAGLSAAPLQHVREQMAAALRQLRDLEEQVKTIPLLETQICELKREKAKLMEKLSAEPGEAFGHPSGSEAAAGGEEPPRVGLESEAEPAKGRASKIAELRKLTEKLAVAERGSRALPGRSPRAAERPCRSVAVGEDRAMTDAVFYYRSQQEGGDVPDGGTRERRDAAVWVLESSLGLASEAERELELLQQTVGHQKEVIALMEGHLREATRELEELRLEVCARRPRGRADKEVTAKPQVAEVLVEAAVVTQSRAAGDPPETAEAGVECCPPTACVGVGCRPDGRDVAVGPDSAARCEDKGSQTEVGSAGPAGEETEPGAGDAPSSPSAQGAGAMGGSCQGSPAPRAATPETTHRGQDPSLVRDGGAAPSPAAGALKSIMKKRDGPPRSEAEGSKKSLQFVGVLNGEYESTSSEEEEEEEGDSSSEKASADSSDSEEQGDTDTSDEEVGEGESEPGREREGDGVTLPEPPEVKEKFELSPRMREACLIVKTHLGHPGATKSKEVLASSGLVLQEWFRLSSQKSSVPDTVANHLLAFAEVSPALLAHVVNLADGNGNTALHYSVSHSNFHIVRLLLDTGVCNVDHQNKAGYTALMLAALAAVEQEDDMNVVRRLFSMGNVNAKASQDGNNAVAIALEAGHSNIAVLLYAHLNGTKAQLPGTPPTATKGPGSPKKPN; from the exons ATGGGACACCCCACGGCCGAGGTGACACGGGAAGGGGATCCCTCTTTCTCCAGGGTCACCAGCCCCGAG GTTGATGGTCCTCCGGTCAGCAGCATCCCGGGGGAGAAGATGGCTCAGCCTGCGCCCCTGAACCAGAACCTCCCAG ATCTCGGGGGCCCGTTCTTGTACCGGGACCAGGACGATGGGGAGAAGAGCTCATATTCAGTGGAAACCCCCTATGGCTTCCTCCTGGACCTGGATTTCCTGAAATATGTTGATGACATCGAAAGCGGCCAAACGCTCAAGAAAGTCCCGCTGCCTCGCAGGGCAAAAGGGGCCCGGCAGCCGCCCAGTGCCCtgcgcagccccagcagccatACCAGCACCTGGACCTCCACCGAGTCCCTCGCCTCCACGGCCAGTGAGGAGGGCAGGACCGCGCTGCTGCTGTCCCCGTACAGCCGGGCACCCCTGGAGCCCCCGAACAAGCCAACCTCCCACCCCGTCTCGCCACCGCCGCCGGTGCGGCTGCTCCCACCTCCCACCCGCAAGTGCCTGGTGCGAAACCCGCGGGTGGAGAAGACCTTGCTGGAGACGAGCAGGAGgttggagcaggagcagggccattTGCAGGGTATTGGTGGTCCCTCCCACGGTGGCCCGCCAGGTGCCCCGAGTCAGCCACCACCCTGGGTGCCGGTGGGCGCCGAGGGCCAGGCAGGCTGGGGATGGGCGAgccccggcagctcagggcgCAGCACGCCAGcggcggggctcagcgctgccCCGCTGCAGCACGTGCGGGAGCAGATGGCCGCGGCCCTGCGGCAGCTCCGGGACCTGGAGGAGCAGGTGAAAACCATCCCCCTCCTGGAGACGCAGATCTGCGAGCTGAAGAGGGAGAAGGCGAAGCTGATGGAGAAGCTGTCGGCAGAGCCCGGTGAGGCTTTCGGTCACCCCTCCGGCTCCGAGGCAGCGGCAGGAGGCGAGGAGCCGCCCCGAGTGGGGCTGGAGAGCGAAGCAGAACCAGCAAAGGGGCGAGCGAGCAAGATCGCCGAGCTGAGGAAGCTGACGGAGAAGCTGGCTGTGGCAGAGCGGGGCAGCAGGGCTTTGCCGGGCAGGAGCCCCAGGGCTGCCGAGAGGCCGTGCCGCTCCGTGGCGGTCGGTGAGGACCGGGCCATGACTGATGCCGTCTTCTACTACCGGTCGCAGCAGGAGGGCGGCGACGTGCCGGATGGCGGGACGAGGGAGCGCAGGGATGCGGCCGTCTGGGTGCTGGAGTCCTCACTGGGGCTGGCCAGCGAggcggagcgggagctggagctgctgcagcagacgGTGGGGCACCAGAAGGAGGTGATCGCCCTGATGGAGGGGCACCTGCGGGAGGCCACgcgggagctggaggagctgcggctgGAGGTGtgcgcccgccggccccgcgggcgggcggACAAGGAGGTGACAGCCAAGCCGCAGGTGGCCGAGGTGCTGGTGGAGGCAGCGGTGGTGACACAGAGCCGGGCAGCCGGCGACCCCCCGGAGACGGCAGAAGCGGGCGTGGAGTGCTGCCCGCCGACCGCCTGCGTCGGGGTGGGCTGCCGCCCCGACGGGCGGGACGTGGCAGTCGGCCCCGATTCGGCCGCCAGGTGCGAAGACAAGGGCAGCCAGACCGAGGTGGGCAGCGCTGGCCCGGCAGGCGAGGAGACAGAGCCCGGCGCGGGCGATGCCCCGAGCAGCCCCTCGGCACAGGGTGCGGGAGCAATGGGGGGGTCGTGCCAGGGCAGCCCGGCCCCCAGGGCAGCCACGCCAGAGACGACGCACCGCGGCCAGGACCCGTCCCTGGTGCGGGATGGTGGAGCTGCCCCAAGCCCTGCGGCCG GAGCCCTGAAGTCCATCATGAAGAAGCGGGACGGTCCCCCCCGGAGTGAGGCCGAGGGCAGCAAGAAGAGCCTGCAGTTTGTGGGCGTGCTGAACGGGGA GTACGAGAGCACGtccagcgaggaggaggaggaggaggaaggagacagcTCCTCCGAGAAGGCTTCGGCCGACAGCTCCGATAGCGAGGAGCAGGGGGACACCGACACCTCGGACGAAGAGGTCGGGGAAGGCGAGAGCGAGCCAGGACGGGAACGTGAGGGGGACGGTGTGACCCTGCCAGAACCCCCTGAGGTGAAAGAGAA GTTCGAGCTGAGCCCCAGGATGCGGGAGGCCTGCCTCATCGTCAAGACCCACCTGGGCCACCCCGGGGCCACCAAGAGCAAAGAGGTG CTCGCCAGCAGCGGCCTGGTCCTGCAGGAGTGGTTCCGTCTGTCCAGCCAGAAGTCATCCGTCCCCGACACGGTCGCCAACCACCTCCTGGCCTTCGCCGAGGTCTCGCCGGCTCTCCTGGCCCACGTGGTGAACCTGGCAGACGGGAACGGCAACACGGCCCTGCACTACAGTGTCTCCCACTCCAACTTCCACATCGTGCGGCTGCTGCTGGACACGG GGGTCTGTAATGTGGACCACCAGAACAAAGCCGGCTACACAGCTCTCATGCTGGCAGCGCTGGCGGCTGTTGAGCAGGAAGACGACATGAACGTGGTCAGGAGGCTCTTCAGCATGGGCAATGTCAATGCCAAGGCCAGCCAG GACGGTAACAACGCCGTCGCCATCGCACTGGAAGCCGGCCACAGCAACATCGCCGTGCTCCTCTATGCCCACCTCAACGGCACGAAGGCGCAGCTGCCC GGAACACCACCGACGGCCACCAAGGGCCCTGGGAGCCCAAAGAAACCAAATTAA
- the KANK3 gene encoding KN motif and ankyrin repeat domain-containing protein 3 isoform X3, whose translation MAQPAPLNQNLPDLGGPFLYRDQDDGEKSSYSVETPYGFLLDLDFLKYVDDIESGQTLKKVPLPRRAKGARQPPSALRSPSSHTSTWTSTESLASTASEEGRTALLLSPYSRAPLEPPNKPTSHPVSPPPPVRLLPPPTRKCLVRNPRVEKTLLETSRRLEQEQGHLQGIGGPSHGGPPGAPSQPPPWVPVGAEGQAGWGWASPGSSGRSTPAAGLSAAPLQHVREQMAAALRQLRDLEEQVKTIPLLETQICELKREKAKLMEKLSAEPGEAFGHPSGSEAAAGGEEPPRVGLESEAEPAKGRASKIAELRKLTEKLAVAERGSRALPGRSPRAAERPCRSVAVGEDRAMTDAVFYYRSQQEGGDVPDGGTRERRDAAVWVLESSLGLASEAERELELLQQTVGHQKEVIALMEGHLREATRELEELRLEVCARRPRGRADKEVTAKPQVAEVLVEAAVVTQSRAAGDPPETAEAGVECCPPTACVGVGCRPDGRDVAVGPDSAARCEDKGSQTEVGSAGPAGEETEPGAGDAPSSPSAQGAGAMGGSCQGSPAPRAATPETTHRGQDPSLVRDGGAAPSPAAGALKSIMKKRDGPPRSEAEGSKKSLQFVGVLNGEYESTSSEEEEEEEGDSSSEKASADSSDSEEQGDTDTSDEEVGEGESEPGREREGDGVTLPEPPEVKEKFELSPRMREACLIVKTHLGHPGATKSKEVLASSGLVLQEWFRLSSQKSSVPDTVANHLLAFAEVSPALLAHVVNLADGNGNTALHYSVSHSNFHIVRLLLDTGVCNVDHQNKAGYTALMLAALAAVEQEDDMNVVRRLFSMGNVNAKASQAGQTALMLAVSHGRQEMVEALLACGADVNLQDEEGSTALMCACEHGRVETVKLLLAQPSCNVSIVDSDGNNAVAIALEAGHSNIAVLLYAHLNGTKAQLPQGTPPTATKGPGSPKKPN comes from the exons ATGGCTCAGCCTGCGCCCCTGAACCAGAACCTCCCAG ATCTCGGGGGCCCGTTCTTGTACCGGGACCAGGACGATGGGGAGAAGAGCTCATATTCAGTGGAAACCCCCTATGGCTTCCTCCTGGACCTGGATTTCCTGAAATATGTTGATGACATCGAAAGCGGCCAAACGCTCAAGAAAGTCCCGCTGCCTCGCAGGGCAAAAGGGGCCCGGCAGCCGCCCAGTGCCCtgcgcagccccagcagccatACCAGCACCTGGACCTCCACCGAGTCCCTCGCCTCCACGGCCAGTGAGGAGGGCAGGACCGCGCTGCTGCTGTCCCCGTACAGCCGGGCACCCCTGGAGCCCCCGAACAAGCCAACCTCCCACCCCGTCTCGCCACCGCCGCCGGTGCGGCTGCTCCCACCTCCCACCCGCAAGTGCCTGGTGCGAAACCCGCGGGTGGAGAAGACCTTGCTGGAGACGAGCAGGAGgttggagcaggagcagggccattTGCAGGGTATTGGTGGTCCCTCCCACGGTGGCCCGCCAGGTGCCCCGAGTCAGCCACCACCCTGGGTGCCGGTGGGCGCCGAGGGCCAGGCAGGCTGGGGATGGGCGAgccccggcagctcagggcgCAGCACGCCAGcggcggggctcagcgctgccCCGCTGCAGCACGTGCGGGAGCAGATGGCCGCGGCCCTGCGGCAGCTCCGGGACCTGGAGGAGCAGGTGAAAACCATCCCCCTCCTGGAGACGCAGATCTGCGAGCTGAAGAGGGAGAAGGCGAAGCTGATGGAGAAGCTGTCGGCAGAGCCCGGTGAGGCTTTCGGTCACCCCTCCGGCTCCGAGGCAGCGGCAGGAGGCGAGGAGCCGCCCCGAGTGGGGCTGGAGAGCGAAGCAGAACCAGCAAAGGGGCGAGCGAGCAAGATCGCCGAGCTGAGGAAGCTGACGGAGAAGCTGGCTGTGGCAGAGCGGGGCAGCAGGGCTTTGCCGGGCAGGAGCCCCAGGGCTGCCGAGAGGCCGTGCCGCTCCGTGGCGGTCGGTGAGGACCGGGCCATGACTGATGCCGTCTTCTACTACCGGTCGCAGCAGGAGGGCGGCGACGTGCCGGATGGCGGGACGAGGGAGCGCAGGGATGCGGCCGTCTGGGTGCTGGAGTCCTCACTGGGGCTGGCCAGCGAggcggagcgggagctggagctgctgcagcagacgGTGGGGCACCAGAAGGAGGTGATCGCCCTGATGGAGGGGCACCTGCGGGAGGCCACgcgggagctggaggagctgcggctgGAGGTGtgcgcccgccggccccgcgggcgggcggACAAGGAGGTGACAGCCAAGCCGCAGGTGGCCGAGGTGCTGGTGGAGGCAGCGGTGGTGACACAGAGCCGGGCAGCCGGCGACCCCCCGGAGACGGCAGAAGCGGGCGTGGAGTGCTGCCCGCCGACCGCCTGCGTCGGGGTGGGCTGCCGCCCCGACGGGCGGGACGTGGCAGTCGGCCCCGATTCGGCCGCCAGGTGCGAAGACAAGGGCAGCCAGACCGAGGTGGGCAGCGCTGGCCCGGCAGGCGAGGAGACAGAGCCCGGCGCGGGCGATGCCCCGAGCAGCCCCTCGGCACAGGGTGCGGGAGCAATGGGGGGGTCGTGCCAGGGCAGCCCGGCCCCCAGGGCAGCCACGCCAGAGACGACGCACCGCGGCCAGGACCCGTCCCTGGTGCGGGATGGTGGAGCTGCCCCAAGCCCTGCGGCCG GAGCCCTGAAGTCCATCATGAAGAAGCGGGACGGTCCCCCCCGGAGTGAGGCCGAGGGCAGCAAGAAGAGCCTGCAGTTTGTGGGCGTGCTGAACGGGGA GTACGAGAGCACGtccagcgaggaggaggaggaggaggaaggagacagcTCCTCCGAGAAGGCTTCGGCCGACAGCTCCGATAGCGAGGAGCAGGGGGACACCGACACCTCGGACGAAGAGGTCGGGGAAGGCGAGAGCGAGCCAGGACGGGAACGTGAGGGGGACGGTGTGACCCTGCCAGAACCCCCTGAGGTGAAAGAGAA GTTCGAGCTGAGCCCCAGGATGCGGGAGGCCTGCCTCATCGTCAAGACCCACCTGGGCCACCCCGGGGCCACCAAGAGCAAAGAGGTG CTCGCCAGCAGCGGCCTGGTCCTGCAGGAGTGGTTCCGTCTGTCCAGCCAGAAGTCATCCGTCCCCGACACGGTCGCCAACCACCTCCTGGCCTTCGCCGAGGTCTCGCCGGCTCTCCTGGCCCACGTGGTGAACCTGGCAGACGGGAACGGCAACACGGCCCTGCACTACAGTGTCTCCCACTCCAACTTCCACATCGTGCGGCTGCTGCTGGACACGG GGGTCTGTAATGTGGACCACCAGAACAAAGCCGGCTACACAGCTCTCATGCTGGCAGCGCTGGCGGCTGTTGAGCAGGAAGACGACATGAACGTGGTCAGGAGGCTCTTCAGCATGGGCAATGTCAATGCCAAGGCCAGCCAG GCTGGCCAGACGGCGCTGATGCTGGCCGTCAGCCACGGCCGGCAGGAGATGGTGGAAGCCCTGCTCGCCTGCGGAGCCGACGTGAACCTGCAGGACGAGGAGGGCTCGACTGCGCTGATGTGCGCCTGCGAGCACGGCCGCGTGGAAACGGTgaagctgctgctggctcagcccAGCTGCAACGTCTCCATCGTGGACAGC GACGGTAACAACGCCGTCGCCATCGCACTGGAAGCCGGCCACAGCAACATCGCCGTGCTCCTCTATGCCCACCTCAACGGCACGAAGGCGCAGCTGCCC CAGGGAACACCACCGACGGCCACCAAGGGCCCTGGGAGCCCAAAGAAACCAAATTAA